One window of the Streptococcus parasanguinis ATCC 15912 genome contains the following:
- a CDS encoding ABC transporter ATP-binding protein — MVELNLNHIYKKYPNSEHYSVEDFNLDIKDKEFIVFVGPSGCGKSTTLRMIAGLEDITEGECSIDGTVVNNVAPKDRDIAMVFQNYALYPHMTVYDNMAFGLKLRKYSKEDIDKRVQEAAEILGLKEFLDRKPANLSGGQRQRVAMGRAIVRDAKVFLMDEPLSNLDAKLRVSMRAEIAKIHRRIGATTIYVTHDQTEAMTLADRIVIMSATKNPAGTGTIGRVEQIGSPQEVYKNPVNKFVAGFIGSPAMNFINVKLEGGHIVTNGLNLKVPEGALKVLKEKGYDGKELIFGIRPEDVNTEAAFLETFPESVVKATISVSELLGSESHLYCQVGDNEFIAKVDARDYLETGATIELGFDLNKAHFFDKETEKTVY, encoded by the coding sequence ATGGTAGAATTGAATCTTAATCACATTTATAAAAAATATCCAAATAGCGAACACTACTCAGTTGAAGACTTCAACTTGGACATCAAAGACAAAGAATTTATCGTTTTCGTAGGTCCTTCAGGATGTGGTAAATCAACTACTCTTCGTATGATCGCTGGTCTTGAAGACATCACAGAAGGTGAATGTTCGATCGATGGTACTGTTGTAAACAACGTAGCACCTAAAGACCGTGATATTGCCATGGTATTCCAAAACTACGCTCTTTACCCACACATGACTGTGTACGATAACATGGCATTTGGTTTGAAATTGCGTAAATACAGCAAGGAAGATATCGACAAACGTGTACAAGAAGCAGCTGAAATCCTTGGCTTGAAAGAATTCTTGGATCGTAAACCAGCTAACCTTTCTGGTGGTCAACGTCAACGTGTGGCTATGGGACGTGCCATTGTCCGTGATGCAAAAGTGTTCTTGATGGACGAACCTTTGTCAAACTTGGATGCTAAACTTCGTGTATCCATGCGTGCTGAAATCGCGAAAATCCACCGCCGTATCGGTGCTACAACAATCTATGTAACCCACGACCAAACAGAAGCGATGACATTGGCTGACCGTATCGTTATCATGTCTGCTACTAAAAACCCAGCTGGTACTGGTACAATTGGACGTGTGGAACAAATTGGTTCTCCGCAAGAAGTGTACAAGAACCCTGTTAACAAATTCGTAGCTGGATTTATCGGAAGCCCTGCCATGAACTTCATTAACGTGAAGTTGGAAGGTGGACACATCGTTACTAACGGCTTGAATTTGAAAGTTCCAGAAGGTGCTTTGAAAGTCTTGAAAGAAAAAGGTTATGATGGTAAAGAATTGATCTTTGGTATCCGTCCAGAAGACGTGAATACAGAAGCTGCATTCCTTGAAACTTTCCCAGAATCAGTAGTAAAAGCAACGATCTCTGTATCTGAATTGCTTGGTTCTGAATCTCACTTGTACTGCCAAGTTGGTGACAACGAATTCATCGCTAAAGTAGATGCGCGTGACTACCTTGAAACAGGTGCAACCATCGAACTTGGATTTGACTTGAACAAAGCTCACTTCTTCGACAAAGAAACTGAAAAGACAGTATACTAA